The following nucleotide sequence is from Cercospora beticola chromosome 2, complete sequence.
TCGATGCTCGGACGAACGATGTCACTGGCAAATGCGACCTTGTGTGGGTATAGCTGACGCTTCAACCCTATTCTACGCACTGAGTCTCAAAAATTTGCTCTATCCTCAATGCTCTCACGATTGGAACCCACGATGCCTGTTTGCTTACACTGTCTTCGGAGACAAATTGGTGCCGTGGACGCCCTTGCGCCGATGATAATGGCTTTTGTGGGGTTTATCGTTCTTCAGCGAAATCGAGCAGGGCGTCGTTGACAGCTAGATGAACCGGACAATGATTTCGAACCATGCCGAATCTGCCAACGACGCACCTCTCTAtgtctatagatactaatcTTTCTCTCTCGATGCTGAGTGCCACTATCCGAACACTGCTGCTCTCAAATCCTCCAAGGAGAGCTCTTGCAGTTTGGAATTATTCTCCGCCACGAATCGAAGTGCCTTGATACAGATTTCAACCAATTCGACCTTGCATCCATTGCTCCTCTGTTCATCTAGCCACTTCTCATGAAAGCCGATTGCCACAGtggctccatcttctccatggcGATTGGCATTTACGAAACACATGTGGAAGGCGCGCATGGACATTGCTTCTGCCTTGACACCGGCGATGAGGGGGCCGTCGTTGTCCGCGGAAGACGATTCATCTTCCACGTCGTTGTGAAACCTCCAGGTGAACGCAGCAGTATGGCAAGCGAGTCGATCCATCTCGTTGAGGCAAATCTTGCGCTCGCGGATCTGTGTCATAGCCTTGAAGTGAAGCAAATATGTCCTATTCACCGGGCTCATTAGCATGTTCATTGACATTCCTTTTTTCTTTCACAAAGCTCAACCCGGCGTGGACTCACCATAAATCTCTCGCTGCCAAATCCAAAACCAACGGCTGGGGCTGATAACTCCCAGTCACCGCTCTCACGCTATCCAGCCGCTCTCCGTCTCCTATCGTCCTCAATGACACTGCGCGGTCGTACACCACACTGCCGCTCGTGAATACAGAATCCCTCTGAGATAGCCACAAGGCCAGACTCAACGAAAATACCGCCTCCACGACAAGCGGAAGAGTCATATCTAGCACAACAGTCAGGTCACGGAATGGCGCATTGACCGACTGCATGTCACCAAGAGGCACCAATTGGTCCTTCGTCCAGGCTTCCGGATTGACGTACGCAGGAGCTTTGATTTCACTCCACTTCTCTTCCCTTTTCATCGAAGCAACTTCCTTTTCCCAAAACTCCAACGCCGATGCCGGATCGTGTCCGATTGGGAAGCGAGACACGTAAGCAGAATAAGGAGTATAGTGGTCCAGCTCTTCGTTCTGATAAGCTTTGGAAATCGTGTCGAGTATCAACCGCCGTCCCTGCCCTTCTGTGAACAGATGCGATTCGATGAAAGCAAGTTCCAGCTCCAGActatctccttcgccgatCGAAACAATGTACAAGACAAGCGTTCGAGTTCCGACCCGATGGCGATACGTGGAAAGTTCTTCATCCATGAGCTTTGTAGCTTCCTCTTCCGCTGCACAGGAGAACTCCCGGATCCGCGGGGAATCTGGGTTCGAGTATTCCGGCTTCTCCTGTAGGATGATCCAGCTGGAAGCAGAGTCATCGTAGCCCAGCTTCCAACGAAAGGACTCCTCGTGCTGCCGGACTTTACCTAAAGTCTGCAGCAAGCGAGCTTTGTCAGTGCCGTTTGCTAGACGATAGCGGTTCATTTGCCACACGTCGTTATTGTCGAGATGTTCCTTCTTGGTAGAGCCTCGTAAAACTTTGAGATACATGTTCTGATTCGCAGAGAGAGGGATGGCGTCTTCGAGATCATCGATCTTGATGCCCGCTGAGTTGCAAATCTGCTCGAGCTGATCCTTGGACGATCCTAGCAACGAGAAAGGTGCCACTTTTGTCGGAGCGTCAAAGCCACCTTGAGATTTGGTTGTGCCTTGCTGAACCAGATCGACAACCTCCTCGACTGTCGGGTAAGCGAAGAGCGCTGCTACGCCAAGTCGTACGCCAGTCTGCCTTTCGACTGCAGAGGAGATTTTGGACAGGCCCATGGAGTCGGCTCCCAATGCAAGCAAGGTAGTGCTCTGTGATTCTTTTGCTTGACCCGACTTGATGCCTAGGGCCCTGTCGATAATAGCATAGACATCATCTTCACTTGACTTTTGCTTTCCATCGCCTGCTTCAGCTGAATTATCCTGTCCAAATAGCTGAGAAAGGACCTTTCTCTGGATCTTGCCCGTTGGACCCTTGGGTATCTTGTCCTCGCAAAAGTGTATCTTTTTGGGAATTTTGAACGCCGCAAGCCTTTTTTCCAGCAATTGTTGCAGTTTCGCCTCGTCCAAACTGGTATTCGGCTTAAGAACCACTGCGGCCTCCACCTCCTGCCCGTAAAAGTCATCAGATACAGAGAAGCTCGCCGCTTCCTTCACCTCATCACTGGCCAGCATGATAGCCTCATCGACCTCTACAGGCGAGATCTTCTCTCCACCCCGATTGATCATCTCAGACAGCCGCCCGATGAGTGTCAACCTTCTTCTATCATCGGTAGACAATACACCACGATCACCTGTACGAAACCATCTCGCCTCGTTGCCTCGCTCATCTGTGCCCTGCCAAAACGCCTTTTGATTGACCTCGTCGCTAACACCATCGTACCCACCCATTACATTGTCTCCACTCACACAGACTTCGCCTTCCTCTCCAAGTGCAACCGCCGTATTGCCTTCGCTCCATATGCAGATCTTCGTTGCACCAGATTCTGGCCCTACACTTCCCGAGCCAAAGTCGTCCAGTCGGTTACTGCACATCTGATGACTCGCTTCAGTCATCGCATATGCTTCGATAACAGGGCAATCGAATCGTTTTCGGAGGGCCTCAAATACGGTTGGAAGCAGAGGACTGGAGCACGATCGAATGAACTGAATATCCAGAGTACCGCTTTTCGGGTCAGGTGCGGCCAGAAGTGTTTGCAAGATTGAGGGTGTTCCCGTCACCCAGTTGCAGTCATTCTCTTGGAAGTCGGACCATGCTCGAGAAGCATCGATGGCTCCACCGGGAGGTATGACGATGCTGCCGCCTGTTACGAGCGGCGCGAGAAGTGCGGCTACGATGCCATGAATGTGAAAGAGCACTTGTAGGAGGTATGTTCGATGAGTTGAGTCGAGCTGGTAGGTTTCGGCTACGTTGCGTGCCCCACGAAGGAGATTAGAGTGCTTGAGGGGAACGGCCTTGGGCTTGCCGGTTGTGCCTGATGTGTGCAGGTATAGTGCTGTGTTGTCGTCTAGATTAGGAGGCGATGATTTTCCTCGGGTGTCGCCTTCTCTAAGCCCGTCGAGACTGATTTCGATGATCTTCTGGTTGGCAGAGGTTTCTTGCAAGGTGGCTTTGGTCTTGTCATCACCTCCTAGCACTACGACTTTTTTTATGCTCAGGTCTTTGAATAGAGGCTAGAAGCAGACCATGTTAGTTGCAATTCTGATCAGCAGTCTCAGCACTAACCTCGAACTCAGCTGCTGTATATGCTGGATTGAGCGGTACAGCGGCGGCTCCATCTGCCCAGAGAGCCAGTAGTCCGACAATCAACTCAGGACTGTTTGGCATCACAAGAGCCACATTCTCTTTGGACTGGAAGTTTGCCACAGATCTGAGAAAATCAACGTTTCCCTTGAGACTGTTATAAGTCGTCTTTGCAGCGCTTCCTCTAAGAGTCCGAATGGCCTCGTTTTCGGGCGATTGTCCATCATTTCGTCTGAAAACTGCATCGTACAAATTCGTCGATGTACCCATTATTGAAGAGTCTGGTGTACAGTTGTGCTCAAAACGATTGACGATAATGCGTACGGTTGGTCAGATGCGACTGACAACGGTCGTCTCGTAGTAGTGCCTGAGGCTATGCAGTCAGTCTTGTCACGCTGGCATCAAGCCTACCAATCCATTGCGGTTGAGTTGCGCAATCGTCATGTGGCTTGATTCTGTTTGGCAGTTTCGTGCTGGCCCGAATAGGGCTAACGTCAATCTGCTTTGCCTTAATAGAGAAATATTACTCGACGATCGATTACGTTGACGTATGATCGATCGGCGAGTTCAACGGCAAGCTTTTGGTTTCAACCCAGTGCAAGGGCATTACGAGTTTCCTGGATAAGCAGCAATTGAAGTGGGACGCACAGTGTATGGCCGAAGGGTGTGGGCACTATGGTAATCGCTCGCTATTCGAAGGGATCCACAGAGTCCCAGCAGGCCATATGTTAGTGGCATATCAAGGTGCACCCCAGTCTATCCAATTCAGACCTTATTGGGAATTGCAGTATCCTTCTAATGAAGGCCGTTCGGACAAGCGCACAGAAGACGAGCTCATCATAGAATTGCGAGAACGTTTAGTGGAAGCAGTGCGGATGCGACTGGTCTCAAGCGACGTTCCTGTGGGATTGTTGCTTAGTGGCGGTGTCGACAGTAGTGCGGTCGCAGGAATCGCCGCGCATCTGAGCCATCAGCAAGAAACACCTCCAGAGAAGTTGCCAACATGCTTCACGATTGCGTTCCCAGACGACAGCGATCTGGATGAATCGGCCATTGCTGTTCGGTCGGCAGAACATATCGGCCTACCGATCGAGAAGATTGTAGTCGATGAACAGGTTTTGGCCGATCAATTCGAAGAATCTTGCTGGCTCGGCGAGGCCCTCATGTGGGACCTGCAGCATATCGCTAAGAAGGCAATGAGTAAGCATATTCGCTCGCGTGGGCTGAAAGTTGTATTGAACGGCGACGGATCCGATGAATTATTCGGCGGATACAGCTTTTTCGTCGATAGCCGCCTTCAGGCTGAAGATCGACGTCGCGACCCCAACATGAAGGAGCCCGACAGTTTGGATGACTTGAACCAAATACGAGAAAAACAAGCTGATGCCTCGCGGTGGTTCGGTGGCGAGCAAAATACCAATGCAGAGCAGGACCCCGCTGCTCAGTCAAACAACATACCTGCGCCTTTTTGCAACCTGGCAGTGTTGGATCCTGCCGATTGGCTTCTGCCCGAGCTCCGCGACATAAGCACTCCCTTGACTGCAGTGGCTAACACCTTCACCGAGAAGGAGGCTGCGAATATGAAGGATCTCCATCCTCTACACCGCAGCATGACAGCTTGGAACAAAACAATTCTCCCAAACATGGTTATTGCTGCAATCAGTGACGGCGCAAAGATGTCGCACTCGGTAGAATCACGACCTCCGTTCCTAGACCATGTCCTCTCCGAGTGGGCACAAAAGCTCCCTATTGATGTGCTTGTCCACGTGGAAGAAGGCGGTGGAGTCACTGAAAAATGGCTTTTCCGTCAAGCTGTCCGGCCGTTTGTCACAGAAGAAGTTTATCAACGACGGAAACACCCCTTCTCAGCACCATTTCGGTGGAAACCCGGAGGAccgctgcagaagaagctggcatcTTTGATCACGAAAGAGAACGTTGCGAAGCTAGGCTTCGTAGACTGGGATCGATGTGAAGATCTTGTCGACAAGGTTTTCCATGACAAGGACGAGGGAAAGTTTCGTAGTGCCATTTGGCTGGCGCAGATCATATCGATTGGATCTCAATTCGGGGTGCAGACATGGCAGAGGTCAACAAATGGTGGGCCTTCAGAGGTGAAAACCAATGGCGAGCACACGAACGGAGACGAAACACACGGGACTGTCAACGGCCACGTCGAGACTTGACGGGTTCTATTGAGACTCGAACCATAAATCCGTAATTAGTTCCGACTCGTTTCTCATTCTGGCTCTAGCCATACATCTTTCCGTTCATAGCTCGATATGGAATGGAGCAAATtccagcagcttctgctcgtgAGCGTCTGTTGCAAGCGAAGCGATCTTCTTACCATCTTTCTTGCCCGAAATGAGTCGAGGGACGACACCGAGAGGGAAGTAGGCCGAAGGTTGCTGATGAACAAGTCAGTCGGTCTTAAATCATCAACAGCAGGTGAAAAGGAGCGGAACcgcgctcgcagcagcacatACCTGATACTCCGGCAGCTCATTCGCCAATCGCTGCCTCAAATCCTGCTCATATCGATCCGTTGCTTGTTGGTATTCTTCTTTGCTCAGTAATTCGCCCTTGAACTGCATCGATGAGGCATGGTAAGCCAATACTAGGGCTGGCGTTTCTCCTTCCGCGAATTCATGCACGAATAGATGTGCAAAGTCGATGTCCGGGACACCAAATGCAGCATCCTCAGTATCGGCTGGCTCAATGCGAAGCGAGAATATAGACAAGCGATTGTCGGTCCGGCCTTCGAAGTGATATAGGCCGTATTCGTCTACCTTTGCGACATCTCCTGTCCTCATGGCATAGTATTCTTTCGATAACATATTCGGCGGTGGAAGAAACTCAGGCGACGAGCTCGGACCCATGTAACTTTCTGTGATCTGGGGCCCGGAAAGCACAATCTCTGAAGTCTCCGGATCGATCATGGCGAGATTCTCCCCGAATGGTTTGCCAATCGGAGGGATCACCAAGTCCTCAATGGGAGACCTGACATCGAACAACATGTTGAGAATGCCAGTCTCGGTCAAGCCATATGCGTTAACAATGCGTGTGTTCGGACATTGCGCAACCCACCGTGGGAACTGGCTTGGTCGGGGTGATTCGCCGGCACAGACGAGAATTCGCAGTCTGGCAAGAGCGTCCATTGGTATAGCGCCTAGCAAAGACGGAGGTAAAAGCACATATGTGCAATTATGTCGGCAGATCAGATCACTTCGGCAATGTCTTCCGGTGAGCCTTGATGACAGTAGACCACCGCACCACCATGAAGAAGCGGACCGAACAGATCGAGGTTACCGCCGTCCCAGATCCACGGAATCACATTGCAAACCCTTTCTTTGTCTGAGAATCCGAGAGCCGATGTGCATGCCATCAGCGACGTAGAGAGTTGCTTATGTTTGTATGGAGTTGCTTTGGGAGGACCAGTCGACCCGCTGGTGAAAAAGACAAGTGCCAGGTCTTCAGGTGAACTCTCATCTGTCGTGGCGTCGATTCCAGTCGACTTCAGCCATAGCGACGAGCAAGCTGTAGTTCCCAAGGCCTTGGCCAGTGCATCAGCACTCTTTGCATCGTCTTCGGTAGTTCCAGATACGATAATTTTGGGAGTTCGACCAAGGCTTGTAGCTTGTTTATGCAGACGCTGCACAGGTGATGAAGGGTCGAGGGGAACATGTATTCCTCCTAAGCGGAGAACAGCCAAGGCGAGCGCTGCACCTTCAACAGACTTTTTGCCAAAGAGAGGTATGATAAAATCACCCTTTTGGACGCCAGCATCTTTCAAACCCGAGACGTAGCGGCTGATCAGGGTGTCAAGTTGTCGATATGTCGTTCCATCGATGGCTTCGTTATCAGGAAAAGCTTCAATGCTGCGCTTCACCAGACGGGGGAGAGTTTCTGCGACCATTATTGCTGTGAATAGGACTTCATCAACGACTATAACTTTGTTGATGTTGTAGCATGGTTCAATCCCGCAGGAGGGCCTACTCTGGAGGAATGTCTAAAATAAACTTCGAGCCCAAAAGCTCCGCGCTGGCGTTGAGGTGGACCCTCTGCAGCCACGATCAGCGTCGTACCAAAACATCCAGCGGTGATAACGTACGAGGATCAACACAGCGTCGATGTGCTGATCGAGCCGCATGGTATAGCAACCACTGTGGCATGCTCCTGATCTGCTCAGTATTGTGCAACATTCCCAATTTGATCTCCGTCGATCTTCGGTTCCACGAGGATGCCACTTGATGAAGAGAAAGTCGAAGCAGATTCAGAACACCAAAAGTCTTCGTCTATCGATCCGCAACAATGGTCTTCTCGAATCAGACTGCGGGCGTCGGTCATCATGGGACTTTTTGCATTTCTCGAGCCATTTGCATCGTCAATCATCGCTCCGGCACTGCCACTGGTTGCTGATGAGTTCAATATCACTTCTTCCGTTGAGCGAAATGTATGTTGAGCAAACTCATCATCCGTTCAAGGTCCAAAGACTGACGCCTGCAGCTCGTGTTGTCCGCATTTGTGTTACCATATGCCCTCGGCGGCATACTGCTAGCACCCATGTCCGAGAA
It contains:
- a CDS encoding uncharacterized protein (SMCOG1002:AMP-dependent synthetase and ligase~antiSMASH:Cluster_5), with product MGTSTNLYDAVFRRNDGQSPENEAIRTLRGSAAKTTYNSLKGNVDFLRSVANFQSKENVALVMPNSPELIVGLLALWADGAAAVPLNPAYTAAEFEPLFKDLSIKKVVVLGGDDKTKATLQETSANQKIIEISLDGLREGDTRGKSSPPNLDDNTALYLHTSGTTGKPKAVPLKHSNLLRGARNVAETYQLDSTHRTYLLQVLFHIHGIVAALLAPLVTGGSIVIPPGGAIDASRAWSDFQENDCNWVTGTPSILQTLLAAPDPKSGTLDIQFIRSCSSPLLPTVFEALRKRFDCPVIEAYAMTEASHQMCSNRLDDFGSGSVGPESGATKICIWSEGNTAVALGEEGEVCVSGDNVMGGYDGVSDEVNQKAFWQGTDERGNEARWFRTGDRGVLSTDDRRRLTLIGRLSEMINRGGEKISPVEVDEAIMLASDEVKEAASFSVSDDFYGQEVEAAVVLKPNTSLDEAKLQQLLEKRLAAFKIPKKIHFCEDKIPKGPTGKIQRKVLSQLFGQDNSAEAGDGKQKSSEDDVYAIIDRALGIKSGQAKESQSTTLLALGADSMGLSKISSAVERQTGVRLGVAALFAYPTVEEVVDLVQQGTTKSQGGFDAPTKVAPFSLLGSSKDQLEQICNSAGIKIDDLEDAIPLSANQNMYLKVLRGSTKKEHLDNNDVWQMNRYRLANGTDKARLLQTLGKVRQHEESFRWKLGYDDSASSWIILQEKPEYSNPDSPRIREFSCAAEEEATKLMDEELSTYRHRVGTRTLVLYIVSIGEGDSLELELAFIESHLFTEGQGRRLILDTISKAYQNEELDHYTPYSAYVSRFPIGHDPASALEFWEKEVASMKREEKWSEIKAPAYVNPEAWTKDQLVPLGDMQSVNAPFRDLTVVLDMTLPLVVEAVFSLSLALWLSQRDSVFTSGSVVYDRAVSLRTIGDGERLDSVRAVTGSYQPQPLVLDLAARDLWTYLLHFKAMTQIRERKICLNEMDRLACHTAAFTWRFHNDVEDESSSADNDGPLIAGVKAEAMSMRAFHMCFVNANRHGEDGATVAIGFHEKWLDEQRSNGCKVELVEICIKALRFVAENNSKLQELSLEDLRAAVFG
- a CDS encoding uncharacterized protein (SMCOG1002:AMP-dependent synthetase and ligase~antiSMASH:Cluster_5) — its product is MVAETLPRLVKRSIEAFPDNEAIDGTTYRQLDTLISRYVSGLKDAGVQKGDFIIPLFGKKSVEGAALALAVLRLGGIHVPLDPSSPVQRLHKQATSLGRTPKIIVSGTTEDDAKSADALAKALGTTACSSLWLKSTGIDATTDESSPEDLALVFFTSGSTGPPKATPYKHKQLSTSLMACTSALGFSDKERVCNVIPWIWDGGNLDLFGPLLHGGAIPMDALARLRILVCAGESPRPSQFPRWVAQCPNTRIVNAYGLTETGILNMLFDVRSPIEDLVIPPIGKPFGENLAMIDPETSEIVLSGPQITESYMGPSSSPEFLPPPNMLSKEYYAMRTGDVAKVDEYGLYHFEGRTDNRLSIFSLRIEPADTEDAAFGVPDIDFAHLFVHEFAEGETPALVLAYHASSMQFKGELLSKEEYQQATDRYEQDLRQRLANELPEYQQPSAYFPLGVVPRLISGKKDGKKIASLATDAHEQKLLEFAPFHIEL
- a CDS encoding uncharacterized protein (SMCOG1177:asparagine synthase~antiSMASH:Cluster_5) — its product is MLVAYQGAPQSIQFRPYWELQYPSNEGRSDKRTEDELIIELRERLVEAVRMRLVSSDVPVGLLLSGGVDSSAVAGIAAHLSHQQETPPEKLPTCFTIAFPDDSDLDESAIAVRSAEHIGLPIEKIVVDEQVLADQFEESCWLGEALMWDLQHIAKKAMSKHIRSRGLKVVLNGDGSDELFGGYSFFVDSRLQAEDRRRDPNMKEPDSLDDLNQIREKQADASRWFGGEQNTNAEQDPAAQSNNIPAPFCNLAVLDPADWLLPELRDISTPLTAVANTFTEKEAANMKDLHPLHRSMTAWNKTILPNMVIAAISDGAKMSHSVESRPPFLDHVLSEWAQKLPIDVLVHVEEGGGVTEKWLFRQAVRPFVTEEVYQRRKHPFSAPFRWKPGGPLQKKLASLITKENVAKLGFVDWDRCEDLVDKVFHDKDEGKFRSAIWLAQIISIGSQFGVQTWQRSTNGGPSEVKTNGEHTNGDETHGTVNGHVET